Proteins from a genomic interval of Gossypium hirsutum isolate 1008001.06 chromosome A09, Gossypium_hirsutum_v2.1, whole genome shotgun sequence:
- the LOC107888533 gene encoding nuclear transport factor 2, with amino-acid sequence MALETATRPATPSAQVVGNAFVEQYYHILYNSPELAHRFYHDSSVISRPDSNGVMTSVTTMQGINEKILSFDYTNHKAEINTADAQKSYQEGVTVLVTGCLTGKDNMKRKFAQSFFLAPQDNGYFVLNDVLRYVGDSEPLEKHKVNGVNDAPRVPPTPEPEPTQVSEPSAPDPATALVEENQNVAEKVYEPSDQEKQLVDEDEAVVKPQSNSNGDDITVVVEPASSSAQEDSAKKSYASIVKVPKESPGPTTVYLPSNTTKVTPKKTEKQPPISAAPATPEASAPSSADAPENDNIPEEVEGHSIYIRNLPFNVTATQLEQEFKKFGPIKQGGVQVRNNKQQGYCFGFVEFLSLNSMNDAIQASPITIGERQAVVEIKRTSTRVVSGRGSFPGRRGTFRNDSFRGRNFGGNRSFGRNEYGNRGEYSSRPRGGSTGREGRGRGNRSSRPNQNMAST; translated from the exons ATGGCATTGGAAACAGCAACTCGACCTGCTACTCCTAGTGCCCAAGTTGTTGGAAATGCTTTTGTTGAACAGTATTACCACATTCTTTACAACTCTCCTGAATTGGCTCATAGATTCTATCATGATTCAAGTGTGATTAGCCGCCCGGATTCCAATGGTGTGATGACATCGGTGACAACCATGCAA GGTATTAATGAGAAGATTCTTTCCTTCGATTACACTAATCATAAGGCTGAGATTAATACCGCTGATGCTCAGAAATCTTATCAGGAAGGAGTAACTGTATTAGTAACTGGGTGTCTAACGGGCAAGGATAACATGAAGAGAAAATTTGCGCAATCTTTTTTCCTGGCTCCCCAGGACAATGGGTACTTTGTTCTAAATGATGTACTTAGGTATGTCGGAGACAGCGAACCCTTAGAGAAGCATAAAGTTAATGGTGTTAATGATGCTCCTAGAGTGCCTCCAACACCTGAACCCG AGCCTACTCAAGTTTCAGAGCCTTCTGCACCGGATCCAGCTACTGCCCTTGTGGAAGAGAATCAAAATGTTGCTGAGAAAGTTTATGAGCCTTCAGACCAGGAAAAACAGTTGGTCGATGAAGACGAGGCGGTTGTGAAACCCCAGTCTAATTCAAACGGTGATGATATTACTGTAGTTGTTGAACCGGCTTCTTCTTCAGCCCAAGAGGATTCTGCAAAGAAATCCTATGCATCAATT GTAAAAGTACCAAAAGAAAGTCCGGGGCCAACAACAGTCTATTTACCTTCTAATACTACAAAAGTGACACCCAAGAAAACTGAGAAGCAGCCTCCTATTTCTGCAGCACCTGCTACACCGGAAGCTTCTGCACCTTCCAGCGCTGATGCCCCTGAGAATGACAACATTCCGGAGGAAG TTGAAGGCCATTCCATTTACATTAGAAATTTGCCCTTCAATGTGACGGCTACACAGCTCGAGCAAGAGTTTAAGAAGTTTGGACCAATCAAGCAAGGGGGTGTCCAAGTTAGGAACAATAAG CAACAAGGGTACTGTTTCGGTTTTGTGGAATTTCTGTCTTTGAACTCCATGAATGATGCAATTCAG GCTTCACCAATTACGATCGGAGAGCGTCAAGCTGTTGTGGAAATTAAGAGAACTTCAACTAGAG TTGTTAGTGGAAGAGGTAGTTTCCCAGGACGAAGAGGAACATTTCGAAATGACAGCTTCAGGGGACGTAACTTTGGTGGAAATCGAAGCTTTGGAAGAAATGAATATGGAAACAGAGGTGAATATAGCAGTCGACCTAGGGGGGGTTCAACAGGTCGTGAAGGGAGAGGGAGAGGTAACCGATCAAGTCGACCAAACCAGAATATGGCTTCTACTTGA